The following proteins are co-located in the Deferribacter autotrophicus genome:
- a CDS encoding CTP synthase: MAKFIFVTGGVLSSLGKGITAASLGTLLENRGYRVIIKKFDPYLNVDPGTMSPFQHGEVYVTDDGAETDLDLGHYERFLTTRTSRECNITTGKIYYNVISKERRGDYLGATVQVIPHVTDEIKESILKLSEDYDIVITEIGGTVGDIESLPFLEAIRQMKYDMDEKDVIYVHVTLVPYIKSAGELKTKPTQHSVKELRAIGIQPDVLVCRSEYPLDDSIRKKIALFCNVSKNAVINAIDASTIYQVPLLLHKEGIDRIILEKLNLEESDIDLSKWEDVVYRLKNPDDTVTIGVVGKYVNLKDAYISLNEALIHGGIANKLKVDIKWIDAEDLEEGNVGKYLEDLDGILVPGGFGDRGIEGKINAVNFARNKDIPFFGICLGMQCAVIEFARNVMKLEGAHSVEFDEKTPHPVIDYMEEQKKIKQLGGTMRLGAYKCKLKEDSIAYDAYKMQEISERHRHRLEFNNKYKEAFIKAGLHISGINPDRDLVEIIELKAHRWFLGCQFHPEFKSRPLEPHPLFRDFVKAAYKYKLEKKGDAES, encoded by the coding sequence ATGGCTAAATTTATTTTTGTAACAGGTGGAGTACTTTCTTCTTTAGGTAAAGGGATAACTGCTGCATCTTTAGGTACTTTACTTGAGAACCGTGGATATAGGGTAATTATTAAAAAGTTTGACCCATATTTAAATGTTGATCCAGGTACAATGAGCCCGTTTCAGCACGGTGAAGTGTATGTGACAGATGATGGTGCTGAAACAGATCTTGACTTAGGTCATTATGAAAGATTCTTAACAACAAGAACAAGTAGAGAGTGCAACATTACAACAGGTAAAATTTATTATAATGTGATAAGTAAAGAGAGAAGAGGTGATTATTTAGGGGCAACTGTCCAGGTAATACCTCATGTTACTGATGAAATAAAAGAAAGTATTTTAAAATTATCTGAAGATTACGATATTGTGATCACAGAAATTGGTGGAACAGTTGGAGATATTGAAAGTTTACCATTTCTTGAAGCAATTAGACAGATGAAATATGATATGGATGAAAAAGATGTTATTTATGTTCATGTAACTCTTGTTCCTTATATTAAAAGTGCTGGGGAGTTAAAGACAAAACCCACTCAGCACTCAGTGAAAGAGTTGAGAGCGATTGGTATACAACCTGATGTCCTTGTTTGCAGATCTGAGTACCCATTGGATGATAGTATTCGTAAAAAAATTGCACTATTTTGCAATGTTTCTAAAAATGCTGTAATTAATGCCATTGATGCTTCTACAATTTATCAAGTACCATTGCTTTTACATAAAGAAGGTATAGATAGAATAATTCTCGAAAAACTTAATTTAGAAGAAAGTGATATAGACCTATCAAAGTGGGAAGATGTGGTGTATAGATTGAAAAACCCTGATGATACTGTAACAATCGGTGTTGTTGGTAAATATGTGAATTTAAAAGATGCTTATATAAGTTTAAATGAAGCGTTGATTCATGGTGGTATTGCTAATAAATTGAAGGTGGATATAAAATGGATAGATGCTGAAGATCTTGAAGAAGGGAATGTAGGCAAATATCTCGAAGATCTTGATGGGATTTTGGTTCCGGGTGGCTTTGGTGACAGAGGAATTGAAGGGAAAATTAATGCTGTAAATTTTGCAAGAAATAAGGATATACCTTTTTTTGGGATATGTTTGGGGATGCAGTGTGCAGTAATTGAGTTTGCTAGGAACGTGATGAAACTGGAAGGTGCACATAGCGTTGAGTTTGATGAAAAAACACCACATCCGGTAATTGATTATATGGAAGAGCAGAAGAAGATAAAGCAATTAGGTGGAACCATGAGACTGGGTGCATATAAGTGCAAACTCAAAGAAGACTCTATTGCCTATGATGCTTACAAAATGCAGGAGATTAGTGAAAGGCACAGACATAGACTTGAATTTAACAACAAATATAAAGAAGCTTTTATTAAAGCTGGTTTACATATTTCTGGAATAAATCCTGATAGAGATTTGGTGGAGATAATTGAACTGAAAGCCCATAGGTGGTTTCTTGGATGTCAGTTTCATCCAGAATTTAAGTCAAGACCTTTAGAGCCGCATCCACTGTTTAGAGATTTTGTAAAAGCAGCGTATAAATATAAGCTTGAAAAAAAAGGAGATGCTGAGAGTTGA
- the kdsA gene encoding 3-deoxy-8-phosphooctulonate synthase codes for MIIIAGPCVYENEDVAFKTCDFLMNLCDKYGFDYFYKTSYDKANRSSVHSYRGPGIEEGIRFFERLKKEYGVKILTDFHSEREAEIIKDYVDILQVPAFLCRQTDILKAAAKTGKVVNVKKGQFMAPWDMKNVVEKLKFFGAKDIMLTERGYSFGYNNLVVDFRSFPIMKEFCDTVIFDVTHSVQLPGGRGDASGGERRFAPYLARSAVACGVDGLFMEIHPNPDIALCDGANMLNFDMAEKLFDEIKRIRDALWM; via the coding sequence ATGATTATAATTGCAGGCCCATGCGTTTATGAAAATGAGGATGTTGCTTTTAAGACTTGTGATTTTTTGATGAATTTATGTGATAAGTATGGTTTTGATTATTTCTATAAAACATCTTATGACAAAGCAAACAGGAGTTCTGTGCATTCATACAGGGGACCAGGTATTGAAGAAGGTATAAGGTTTTTTGAAAGGCTAAAAAAAGAGTACGGTGTTAAGATTTTAACCGATTTTCATTCTGAAAGAGAAGCTGAAATTATAAAAGATTATGTGGATATACTACAGGTACCAGCCTTTCTTTGTAGACAAACTGATATTCTAAAAGCAGCAGCAAAAACCGGGAAAGTAGTTAATGTGAAAAAAGGGCAGTTTATGGCACCATGGGATATGAAAAATGTTGTAGAGAAATTGAAGTTTTTTGGTGCTAAAGATATTATGTTGACAGAGCGGGGTTACAGTTTTGGATATAATAATTTAGTGGTGGATTTTAGAAGTTTTCCAATTATGAAAGAATTTTGTGATACTGTAATATTTGATGTTACCCATTCTGTACAGTTGCCCGGTGGTAGAGGGGATGCTTCGGGTGGAGAAAGGAGATTTGCACCATATTTGGCAAGAAGTGCAGTGGCCTGTGGTGTGGATGGTTTGTTTATGGAAATTCATCCTAATCCTGACATCGCTCTTTGCGATGGAGCTAATATGTTAAATTTTGATATGGCAGAAAAACTTTTTGATGAGATTAAAAGAATTAGGGATGCTTTATGGATGTAA